A portion of the Pseudoalteromonas luteoviolacea genome contains these proteins:
- a CDS encoding ligand-binding sensor domain-containing diguanylate cyclase, translated as MHKFFLLLIMAVVFNVNAAINDYVVKQWNMQNDLPSQSIKSVVQDQQGYIWLGTQFGLSRFDGHQFVNFNTQNTNFLVSNAINKLVVDRFGMLWVGTRRGVLRIDPQTMKAQKFKIQADVKDIIEDNSGNIWVAANGLYYISAKRLMLDKNNLDDSKLSLTHISQIVGAVTKMAPSPDGIWVVNERHLLRIGEAQFVGSNGMRLELSSKISLPRQLAQTNIHDLAWVDGKLFLASQLGAFFLDFDEVLRRFDEIGNSAVYKFLSDEQGGLWVSTYGRLLYKESGGEWQSVDLVQLDQGIWFTDLFIDKSNNVWLASINEGLWLAHSGRVERFQAGLRGKQAISAMTMGPRGNVWVATREGVGMLDQDDNYQPIITPAQLKGVEVHDMEFLDGRLYLGTGRGVVIYDNGQLLAIPNREFRQTQVFTISPSNQGGLWIGTGRGLYRLDYNGLTPFTYNAFLGSQFVTYVVDFPRYGFIGTDKGAYKYNERGIEKIGGQTSLETAYVTSILHVENYTTLVGTFYDGLYYRTESGDWYQLDASHGLPYGPILSLHFDKEQNFIWVSSMKGVYRMSIEQFAQEIENLKVEQVINPFDRQLDGMPSQCCTGLGHDSVVEVDEVLLYPSLQGVVRIPKSVKLFSDSELEPRFEGITTPTRELTPNKIVESIILDTNERDLTIRYTAIDFYAPQSIEFRYKLEGHDDQWRDALARREAIYTNLPPGEFTFKLEVKRRGEDWQEAHSKAVKLTLPRRFDETVFFRLIITCGFIFLFYLVFWVFRAQERRKQAALEELVTERTTELRKANEKLNKVNTQLKLVSHSDELTGLKSRRFLFDQLPKDIEHYQRNANSLKAQGKSLVLMILNIDKFSKINDANGPIGGDSCLQQLATLLNTRTQGSDYVARWSGDEFLLLLRDFQCADVDQYVKELCKAIGEFDFTLPNGKSTKMTVSVGWSFYPLQMLGGHVIGWEASVNLADIALHQVKRSGGDGAGTVVFDDELDAFEFEQSQNVESQLQLLQSNGLAEIKVWMR; from the coding sequence ATGCACAAGTTTTTCCTACTGTTAATTATGGCGGTTGTATTCAATGTGAATGCAGCGATTAACGACTATGTTGTAAAACAGTGGAATATGCAAAATGATTTACCATCACAGAGTATTAAAAGTGTGGTGCAAGATCAGCAAGGCTATATTTGGCTCGGAACACAATTTGGTCTGAGTCGCTTCGATGGACATCAGTTCGTCAACTTTAATACTCAAAATACGAACTTCTTGGTAAGTAACGCGATCAATAAACTTGTGGTTGATCGCTTTGGCATGTTGTGGGTAGGTACGCGACGAGGCGTATTGCGCATAGATCCACAAACTATGAAAGCGCAGAAATTCAAAATTCAAGCTGATGTTAAGGATATTATTGAGGACAACAGCGGAAATATTTGGGTCGCTGCAAATGGGCTTTATTACATTTCTGCAAAGCGTTTAATGTTGGATAAAAACAACTTAGACGACAGTAAATTGTCGCTCACTCACATCAGCCAGATAGTTGGTGCAGTGACAAAAATGGCTCCTTCTCCAGATGGTATTTGGGTTGTTAATGAGCGCCATCTATTGCGCATAGGAGAGGCTCAATTTGTTGGCTCTAATGGTATGCGATTAGAGTTATCAAGCAAAATCTCTCTACCAAGACAGCTTGCACAAACCAATATACACGATCTTGCTTGGGTGGATGGCAAGCTCTTTTTGGCATCCCAACTAGGGGCTTTTTTCCTCGACTTTGATGAAGTCCTACGTCGATTTGATGAAATTGGCAATAGCGCTGTGTATAAGTTCTTGAGTGATGAGCAAGGGGGATTATGGGTCTCTACCTATGGTCGTTTACTTTATAAAGAAAGTGGTGGCGAGTGGCAATCTGTTGATTTGGTTCAATTAGATCAAGGCATTTGGTTTACAGACTTATTCATCGACAAAAGTAACAATGTATGGTTGGCAAGTATTAATGAAGGTCTGTGGCTTGCTCATTCAGGTCGAGTAGAGCGCTTTCAAGCTGGTTTGCGTGGTAAACAAGCAATTTCGGCAATGACAATGGGACCCAGAGGTAATGTCTGGGTTGCCACCCGAGAAGGGGTGGGTATGCTTGATCAAGATGATAATTATCAACCAATTATTACACCTGCGCAACTTAAAGGCGTTGAAGTCCATGATATGGAGTTTTTGGATGGTCGCCTTTATTTAGGCACCGGCCGTGGTGTGGTCATTTATGACAATGGTCAGTTACTGGCCATACCAAATCGGGAATTTCGTCAGACACAAGTATTTACTATTAGCCCTTCTAACCAAGGCGGACTTTGGATCGGGACAGGTAGAGGCTTATATCGCCTCGATTATAATGGGTTAACGCCTTTCACTTACAATGCTTTCCTTGGTAGTCAGTTTGTTACCTATGTCGTAGATTTTCCGCGTTATGGTTTTATTGGTACTGACAAAGGTGCTTATAAATACAACGAACGAGGAATAGAAAAAATAGGTGGACAAACATCGTTAGAAACTGCTTATGTTACCAGTATCTTGCATGTAGAAAATTATACCACTTTAGTCGGCACATTTTATGATGGGTTATATTATCGTACTGAGTCTGGCGACTGGTATCAATTAGATGCTTCCCACGGGTTACCCTATGGTCCTATTTTGTCATTACATTTCGACAAAGAACAAAATTTTATATGGGTAAGTTCTATGAAAGGCGTATATCGCATGTCAATAGAACAGTTTGCTCAAGAAATTGAGAACCTGAAGGTGGAGCAAGTCATCAACCCTTTCGACCGCCAATTAGATGGAATGCCAAGTCAATGTTGTACAGGCCTTGGGCATGACTCGGTAGTTGAAGTTGATGAAGTTTTATTATATCCCAGTTTGCAAGGTGTGGTGCGTATTCCTAAAAGTGTAAAGTTATTCAGTGACAGTGAACTTGAACCACGCTTTGAAGGGATCACAACGCCAACGAGAGAGCTTACACCGAACAAAATAGTAGAGAGCATAATACTTGATACAAACGAAAGAGACTTGACCATTCGTTACACAGCGATTGATTTTTATGCTCCACAAAGTATTGAGTTTAGATATAAACTGGAAGGGCATGATGACCAATGGCGCGATGCATTGGCCCGCCGTGAAGCAATCTACACAAATTTACCACCCGGTGAGTTTACATTTAAATTGGAAGTAAAGCGTCGTGGTGAAGACTGGCAAGAGGCGCATTCTAAGGCGGTTAAGCTCACGTTGCCGCGTCGCTTTGATGAAACAGTGTTTTTTAGACTGATTATCACGTGTGGCTTCATATTTTTGTTCTACCTAGTATTTTGGGTATTCAGAGCGCAAGAGAGGCGTAAGCAAGCAGCGTTAGAAGAGTTGGTTACAGAGCGTACGACTGAATTGAGAAAAGCGAATGAAAAACTCAATAAAGTGAATACGCAGTTAAAACTAGTAAGTCATTCGGATGAGTTGACTGGATTGAAAAGTCGCAGGTTTTTATTTGACCAGTTACCTAAGGATATTGAGCATTATCAGCGTAATGCGAACTCGTTGAAGGCACAAGGGAAGAGCCTTGTATTAATGATCCTGAATATTGATAAGTTCAGTAAAATAAACGATGCCAACGGACCTATTGGCGGTGATAGCTGTCTACAACAATTAGCGACATTACTTAATACTCGGACACAAGGATCTGACTATGTCGCCCGTTGGAGTGGTGATGAGTTTTTACTTCTATTACGAGACTTCCAATGCGCTGATGTTGACCAGTATGTCAAAGAGTTGTGCAAGGCTATCGGCGAGTTTGATTTTACTTTACCAAATGGCAAATCAACCAAAATGACGGTATCTGTTGGTTGGTCATTCTATCCACTACAAATGTTAGGTGGTCATGTAATTGGCTGGGAAGCATCAGTAAACCTTGCCGATATTGCGCTTCATCAAGTGAAGCGAAGCGGTGGAGATGGTGCTGGGACTGTGGTATTTGACGATGAGTTGGATGCATTTGAGTTTGAGCAAAGTCAGAATGTTGAATCTCAGTTGCAACTGTTACAGTCCAATGGTTTAGCTGAAATAAAAGTTTGGATGCGTTGA
- a CDS encoding transporter substrate-binding domain-containing protein codes for MFALLVFVITLCLLVPASANGNAKPRVTILVDDSYPPYSYESNGYLYGIYIEQVRLAARQLSDRYQVILEPIPWKRGVAAMENGEAFALLPPYIHKDKRPYIWPYSTSLGEEAVVAFCNPGITLQNILARSPQYPPINIGINAGFLILDKELITARKKGLIKIWENKDTLTNIKKLSKFRLDCYVNDRLSTLMGFESVKRELTNLNVEQFKEDRIVLSRTAHIGYTKDNGEKFPYKYDFIKRMNEALLSVQRQINE; via the coding sequence ATGTTTGCACTACTAGTGTTTGTAATTACCCTGTGCCTACTTGTACCAGCCAGTGCAAATGGGAATGCAAAGCCGCGTGTCACAATCTTAGTAGATGATAGTTATCCACCCTATTCCTACGAAAGTAATGGCTATCTATATGGTATTTATATTGAACAAGTTAGACTTGCTGCGAGGCAGCTATCCGATCGTTACCAAGTCATTCTAGAGCCAATCCCCTGGAAACGAGGTGTAGCGGCAATGGAAAATGGCGAAGCATTTGCATTACTCCCCCCCTACATCCATAAGGATAAGCGACCTTATATTTGGCCATACTCTACTTCCCTCGGAGAAGAGGCGGTTGTTGCTTTTTGTAATCCTGGGATCACATTACAAAACATTCTTGCACGTTCACCTCAATACCCCCCAATTAACATTGGTATCAATGCTGGCTTTTTAATCCTTGATAAAGAACTCATAACAGCGAGAAAAAAGGGGTTGATTAAAATTTGGGAAAATAAAGATACACTCACCAATATCAAAAAGCTGTCCAAGTTTCGCCTAGATTGCTATGTGAACGATAGGCTGTCGACACTTATGGGGTTTGAGTCGGTAAAGCGAGAGCTTACAAATTTAAATGTCGAGCAATTTAAAGAAGACCGTATTGTATTAAGTCGTACTGCACACATAGGCTACACCAAAGATAATGGCGAGAAATTCCCATATAAATACGACTTTATTAAAAGAATGAATGAAGCATTACTGAGTGTACAACGGCAGATAAATGAATAA
- a CDS encoding FHA domain-containing protein — MAKLKVKDCSDVIYLKAFHRFGRLTYSVDTHISGVEISRIHAVIEHNGQDWELRDLSKNGVWLNGQRIAYNQAIHLKVDDEITFSEMHPQTFIVDSISPPKDLLIPSCNEQPDEVIPLEKYHFLPSESNPELVVFYDNEKLCWCYEHLESGKIVSLTDSDNLCVANELWYLFQVEAASQEATMPIDKAHQSSLEFVFDISLDEEITELKVNHNGEMLDFDIRTHHYLTALLARYKARDEAAVDEENERGWVSVSQLSKDLGISESHINIQIHRARKQFVDLVDDKGLAEQIIERKRGRVRFGGKHFTINKGSHTEASYDGLQMAL; from the coding sequence ATGGCTAAGCTTAAAGTAAAGGATTGTTCTGATGTTATCTACTTAAAAGCGTTTCACCGCTTTGGCAGACTGACTTATTCTGTTGATACTCATATAAGTGGCGTTGAAATTTCACGTATTCATGCGGTGATTGAACATAATGGTCAGGATTGGGAACTGCGTGATCTGAGTAAAAATGGTGTATGGCTTAATGGTCAACGCATTGCCTACAATCAAGCGATACACCTTAAAGTGGATGATGAAATTACCTTTTCTGAAATGCATCCGCAGACATTTATTGTTGACTCAATTTCGCCGCCTAAAGATTTGTTAATCCCTTCTTGTAATGAACAACCGGACGAAGTTATTCCGCTAGAGAAATATCATTTCTTGCCGTCAGAATCTAACCCTGAGTTAGTCGTTTTCTATGACAATGAGAAGCTTTGTTGGTGCTATGAGCACTTAGAGAGTGGCAAAATTGTATCTCTAACTGACAGTGATAATCTATGTGTTGCTAATGAGTTATGGTATCTGTTTCAGGTTGAGGCTGCCTCACAAGAAGCGACAATGCCAATTGACAAAGCACATCAATCTAGTCTTGAGTTTGTATTTGATATTAGCTTAGATGAAGAGATCACTGAGTTGAAGGTAAATCACAATGGTGAAATGTTAGATTTTGATATTAGAACGCATCATTATTTAACTGCGCTATTGGCTAGATATAAAGCGCGCGATGAAGCGGCTGTTGATGAGGAAAATGAACGAGGTTGGGTAAGTGTGTCACAGCTTTCAAAAGACTTGGGGATAAGTGAGAGTCATATAAACATACAGATCCACCGTGCTCGCAAGCAGTTTGTTGATTTAGTCGATGATAAAGGTTTAGCTGAACAGATCATTGAGCGTAAGCGAGGTAGAGTCCGCTTTGGTGGTAAACACTTCACGATTAATAAAGGTTCACATACAGAAGCTTCCTACGATGGCTTACAAATGGCGCTATAA
- the phaC gene encoding class I poly(R)-hydroxyalkanoic acid synthase, giving the protein MDTDNKDFTQTMTAWWQYNQDLYSIFSQNLFNNSPVQKALNEQSAEDFGQWAKEITKQPELFAKQQINWWQEQLKIVQQTWEQTLNASSEEVISTERGDKRFLADEWQDNPWFSYIKQSYLLFGQSLLDSIRQTPGLDEKLKERLEFFARQVINSISPSNFITTNPELLKLTIESEGQNLINGLELFKKDMAKSGDMLRISMTSENAYELGKDLATTPGRVVFQNHLFELIQYTATTKQVHKTPLLFVPPYVNKYYILDLKEENSYVKWAVDNGHTVFMISWKNPDPSMAEVGFEDYVVDGVIAALDEIEKQTGEAYVNAIGYCIAGTLVATAMAYFTSKRMKQKIKSATLLTTLLDFSQPGELGVFVNEGTISALEAYNLQNGVMHGHLLGVSFSMLRENSLYWNYYVNNYLKGQPPMDLDLLYWNGDSTNLTAKCHNFMLRDLYLENKLIATKEVDVRGTKIDLAKVKQPIYALSTRDDHIALWQATFKGFQYTSSKTTFVLGESGHIAGVINPPKANKYGFWSGPAPQGDANAWLEKADHTKGSWWGHWAKWITQFTDEKVPARAVKTKANPGIYDAPGEYVKARL; this is encoded by the coding sequence ATGGATACCGACAATAAAGATTTTACTCAGACCATGACCGCTTGGTGGCAGTATAATCAAGATCTCTACAGTATTTTCTCTCAAAATCTTTTTAATAATAGTCCGGTTCAAAAAGCGCTCAATGAGCAAAGCGCTGAAGACTTTGGTCAGTGGGCTAAAGAGATCACTAAACAGCCAGAGCTATTCGCAAAACAACAAATTAACTGGTGGCAAGAACAATTAAAAATTGTTCAACAAACTTGGGAGCAAACGCTCAACGCATCTAGCGAAGAGGTTATTTCAACAGAGCGAGGCGACAAACGCTTTCTCGCTGACGAGTGGCAAGATAACCCTTGGTTCAGCTATATCAAACAGAGCTACTTGCTGTTTGGTCAGTCACTATTAGACTCCATTCGTCAAACACCAGGGTTAGATGAAAAGCTCAAAGAAAGGCTGGAGTTTTTTGCTCGACAAGTTATAAATTCAATTTCTCCCAGTAACTTTATTACCACAAACCCTGAATTGTTGAAATTAACCATCGAGTCTGAAGGACAAAATCTAATTAATGGACTTGAGCTATTCAAGAAAGATATGGCAAAAAGTGGGGACATGCTTAGGATCAGCATGACCAGTGAAAATGCATATGAGTTGGGTAAAGATCTTGCTACAACACCGGGCAGAGTCGTGTTCCAAAACCATTTATTTGAGCTGATCCAGTATACAGCAACAACCAAACAAGTGCACAAGACACCTTTGCTATTTGTACCGCCATATGTAAATAAGTACTACATATTAGATTTAAAAGAAGAGAATTCTTACGTAAAGTGGGCTGTAGACAATGGCCATACTGTATTTATGATTTCATGGAAAAATCCAGATCCAAGCATGGCGGAAGTGGGATTTGAAGATTATGTTGTCGATGGTGTCATAGCAGCTTTAGACGAAATAGAAAAGCAAACTGGTGAAGCTTATGTCAATGCCATTGGCTATTGCATAGCAGGTACGCTCGTTGCAACTGCCATGGCGTATTTTACTTCTAAACGTATGAAGCAAAAAATTAAAAGCGCAACTTTATTAACAACGTTATTAGACTTCTCACAACCTGGTGAGCTTGGTGTATTTGTCAACGAAGGCACTATATCAGCACTAGAAGCATATAACCTGCAAAATGGTGTCATGCATGGGCATCTATTGGGTGTCTCATTCAGTATGCTCAGAGAAAATAGCCTTTATTGGAATTATTATGTGAATAATTACCTCAAAGGCCAACCACCAATGGACTTAGACCTGCTGTACTGGAATGGCGACAGTACAAACCTAACCGCTAAGTGCCATAACTTTATGTTGCGAGACCTATATCTGGAAAATAAATTAATCGCCACAAAAGAAGTCGACGTTCGAGGCACAAAGATAGACTTGGCTAAAGTCAAACAGCCTATCTATGCTTTATCTACACGAGATGACCATATTGCTCTGTGGCAGGCCACATTTAAGGGATTCCAATATACCAGCTCTAAAACGACATTTGTATTAGGTGAGTCCGGCCATATTGCAGGTGTCATCAACCCACCTAAAGCAAATAAATACGGTTTTTGGTCGGGCCCCGCGCCACAAGGCGACGCCAATGCATGGCTTGAAAAAGCAGATCATACTAAGGGCTCTTGGTGGGGTCATTGGGCTAAATGGATAACCCAATTCACGGATGAAAAAGTACCTGCTCGCGCTGTTAAAACTAAAGCTAATCCGGGTATTTACGACGCGCCTGGGGAATATGTAAAAGCAAGGTTGTGA
- a CDS encoding phasin family protein has translation MYNDFFKSITEQSEKFFSPAIQFNQLVAKNIEQLAKIQLDAAHSFTETSVEQLKTAAEVKDVKSFIDFNASQLSAVNKLSQQLIEDGQKLTQLGQEFKDNLETISNETVKAAKV, from the coding sequence ATGTACAACGACTTTTTTAAATCAATCACAGAGCAAAGCGAAAAGTTTTTTTCACCTGCAATTCAGTTCAATCAACTTGTTGCAAAAAATATCGAGCAACTTGCGAAGATTCAACTAGATGCAGCGCATTCGTTCACAGAAACATCTGTTGAGCAACTTAAAACAGCGGCAGAAGTAAAAGACGTGAAGTCTTTCATCGACTTTAATGCTAGCCAGCTAAGTGCTGTTAATAAACTAAGCCAACAGCTTATCGAAGATGGTCAAAAGCTTACTCAACTAGGTCAAGAGTTTAAAGATAACCTAGAGACTATCTCAAACGAGACTGTTAAAGCGGCAAAAGTTTAA
- a CDS encoding SDR family oxidoreductase, whose translation MENKKIAVVTGALGGIGTAITQKLVENNYFVIAVASPRRNEADFDSWCNESNINPKFVSPLFLDVTDAQACGDSIETIIESHGRIDVLVNNAGITRDASFKKMNAQQWHDVIDTNLNSMFNMTQPLFAHMCGNKSGRIINISSVNGQKGQFGQANYAAAKAGMIGFSKSLAYEGARAGVTVNVVAPGYTETPMVAKMREDVLESIKAQVPMQRLATPLEVAETVCFLASDGAAYITGETLALNGGLYMN comes from the coding sequence ATGGAAAATAAAAAAATAGCAGTAGTAACAGGCGCTTTAGGTGGTATAGGTACAGCGATCACACAAAAGCTAGTTGAAAATAATTACTTTGTTATTGCAGTCGCAAGCCCAAGACGTAACGAGGCAGATTTTGATAGCTGGTGCAATGAATCCAATATCAATCCGAAATTTGTTTCACCATTATTTTTAGATGTCACTGATGCGCAAGCATGTGGTGACAGCATTGAAACAATTATCGAAAGTCACGGCAGAATTGATGTGTTGGTAAACAATGCTGGCATTACACGTGATGCTTCATTTAAAAAAATGAATGCACAGCAATGGCACGACGTCATCGATACGAACTTGAATTCGATGTTCAATATGACTCAACCACTTTTTGCACATATGTGTGGCAATAAGTCAGGTCGAATCATCAACATTTCTAGCGTTAATGGTCAAAAAGGACAATTTGGTCAAGCAAACTATGCTGCAGCCAAAGCTGGAATGATTGGCTTTAGCAAATCGCTCGCTTATGAAGGTGCAAGAGCAGGTGTAACGGTTAATGTGGTGGCACCCGGATATACAGAAACACCGATGGTAGCGAAAATGCGTGAAGACGTATTAGAAAGCATTAAGGCGCAAGTACCAATGCAGCGACTGGCGACACCTTTGGAAGTTGCTGAAACAGTATGCTTTTTAGCATCTGATGGTGCCGCATACATTACAGGTGAGACACTGGCCTTAAATGGCGGCCTGTATATGAACTAA
- a CDS encoding rhodanese-like domain-containing protein, whose protein sequence is MSGQTLKVVFVKFSIVLSLFLSAVVNANLQRVKAGELLVNQMSDAPYTIIDVRTVEEYSGGHIKGAINIPYDQIEAQSFLLNELKNKTLVVYCRSGRRANIFENELTKRGFTLLHLEGDMLGWQAQGLPLIKQ, encoded by the coding sequence ATGTCAGGGCAAACATTGAAAGTGGTTTTTGTAAAGTTTTCGATTGTATTATCGTTGTTTTTAAGTGCGGTGGTGAACGCAAATCTCCAACGTGTTAAAGCTGGTGAGCTGCTAGTTAATCAGATGTCTGATGCACCTTATACCATCATAGATGTCCGTACAGTAGAGGAATATAGTGGCGGTCATATTAAAGGGGCGATCAATATCCCATATGACCAAATTGAAGCGCAGTCCTTTCTACTCAATGAGCTTAAAAATAAAACACTTGTGGTTTATTGTCGTTCGGGAAGGCGGGCGAATATTTTTGAGAATGAGTTAACTAAACGCGGCTTTACTCTGCTTCATTTGGAGGGGGATATGTTGGGTTGGCAGGCGCAAGGGCTACCACTAATAAAGCAGTAA